Proteins found in one Acipenser ruthenus chromosome 18, fAciRut3.2 maternal haplotype, whole genome shotgun sequence genomic segment:
- the LOC117424432 gene encoding codanin-1-like isoform X4, whose product MIEYIDYNLTEKYIVLFVYCTLVTPASVCPPVRCALPNSVNAACGVRAARARCRMAALLESVLREEVEASRAVHWIKNVQLENGSCDSLAQFSVLRRDFVPFLLNFLREQASQILANGPSTPAKTPSSKGQRTPGYPNERSGVSQSGRAPPKGASRVQLFSPPPCSPAQPEFDTPGTQYLSGITFLSSPSFTASPAPRRSDQRASLGEFLPSPDPQPPQRRGRRRGGPTSSGGRQPGREAGRGLNEEPGRWDRGGRTETSITPPPPQLNINNLEDFPPVGATPTPAGSKTKPSRRINPTPVSAERPQSKPKNCFTSTPLSQPPPSPAIPESPGAGPDCWLQEEREMLRRERCVQAPASSATPALRLACTKMMCPFQSRAKLSQQTSSLGLPPALEPSTPTKLGSSRTSASGSADRLSPTADLHKVSTSCQLDLLAELHCACIAENLVPNVFLELFFVLQLLTSRGSAPSEERQGGPAVCRGSSKHTPPASNNVLDRPYFNSVHNCVYFAVKVLENNFDLISQLDKCTLRLLAENERLGSFSPALRDRLLAAHESSTAKVSRITPSFIQSVPFQPATDNRSNFCSDKAFHIFKKQRDIFYELLREWEDFHKEPGWVFDMVLGSRVRGMVSQLTAASNHSHFARLFQKQLIQMCKGTGGEAPDLDVLGMLGADNLSRLKRLQERFIQPQSIMGPCPPPSFPGHQEFFRDFLLTAGSYQLNQHLMDSLCQQILELDSICILGPGSSKEEGEGDVEQQGEKQRFCSVLTTARLLAKFLGFITFLPYQTREPPARGVQEAAIGVRNKSAPVLDVCEVLRQSMVKQRTVLTVPWLVEFLSMVDHTAPYLLHYRRVFTLLLQLYRRTLLGTDREGRFLNQLLIVAVLGWLFQIPAVPEDLFFSGDFRDETDVIETPAPTQGLDCLPLVDQQLLYICCPYLSEFRKLLAAFVAGSAAKNGGLIRKITPTAAEPLESPAPLSQQKLQAELEQAFFHNQPQSLRRTVEFVAERVGSNSVKHIKATLVSELVQSGEAQLQGRLRDEKASVARLFDSVCTQLCERGRQTLSRAREFCSVKSPEAIRILLPEETSAAVLSTAEDIAVRLATEKACTWLSANIAALIKRELKAAFDRMMKSLPPPPVGALSEGETPREPPEHTASRLEEKGASCPPGCEHKATLPSDLIIEIKEVLSVTLGPRSQEERVGFQQIQDLLQRLGETLCCRKFIFPVPEQMLARCSVGLACVLVSGQLPLSEPELPAEEGSARGSPVRALLDQLLGLWRHVFRTPVPLQLLFTDKHLASILEAGHTQWEEFLFLVSELQGRGLLGAEEVQSSWKSLSALSWPTVSALRPGLRPHSTPEPYTDFMEQINRAACRLQQEQYQGVPLQNSD is encoded by the exons CTGGAGAATGGCAGCTGTGACAGCCTGGCTCAGTTTTCCGTGCTCCGGAGAGACTTTGTCCCATTCCTGCTCAACTTCCTCCGTGAGCAAGCCAGCCAGATCCTGGCCAATGGGCCTTCCACCCCGGCCAAGACCCCCAGCTCCAAGGGACAGCGGACCCCCGGGTACCCCAACGAGAGGAGTGGGGTCTCTCAGAGCGGCCGCGCGCCCCCGAAAGGAGCCAGCCGGGTGCAGCTGTTCTCGCCACCCCCCTGCAGTCCTGCGCAGCCTGAGTTTGACACGCCAGGCACCCAGTATCTCAGTGGAATCACCTTTTTGAGCAGCCCCAGCTTCACGGCCAGCCCTGCACCCCGGAGGTCTGACCAGAGAGCCAGCCTGGGAGAATTCCTGCCCTCCCCGGACCCCCAGCCCCCCCAGCGTCGCGGCAGGAGACGGGGTGGTCCGACCAGCAGTGGAGGCCGGCAGCCAGGCAGGGAGGCAGGACGCGGGCTTAATGAGGAGCCGGGCCGCTGGGACAGGGGAGGCAGGACTGAGACCTCTATCACCCCCCCTCCACCCCAGCTCAACATCAACAACCTGGAGGACTTCCCTCCTGTGGGGGCTACTCCTACACCAGCTGG CAGTAAGACGAAGCCATCGCGACGGATAAACCCGACACCGGTGAGTGCAGAGCGGCCCCAATCGAAACCAAAGAACTGCTTCACCTCCACCCCGCTGAGCCAGCCACCCCCCTCCCCCGCCATCCCAGAGTCCCCGGGGGCAGGGCCGGACTGTTGGCTGCAGGAGGAGCGGGAGATGCTGCGCAGAGAGAGGTGTGTTCAGGCTCCGGCTTCAAGCGCCACTCCTGCGCTTCGCCTTGCTTGTACTAAGATGATGTGCCCTTTCCAGAGCAG AGCCAAGCTGTCCCAGCAGACCAGCTCTCTAGGACTCCCCCCTGCCCTTGAACCCAGCACCCCCACCAAGCTGGGCTCCAGCAGAACCAGCGCCAGCGGGTCGGCGGACCGCCTCTCTCCGACCGCAGATTTGCACAAGGTCTCCACCTCCTGCCAGCTGGACCTGCTAGCTGAGCTGCACTGCGCCTGCATCGCGG AGAACCTGGTGCCCAATGTCTTCCTGGAGCTCTTCTTCGTGCTTCAGCTGCTGACGTCCCGTGGATCAGCTCCTTCTGAGGAGCGGCAAGGGGGTCCCGCAGTCTGCAGGGGTAGCTCTAAACACACCCCTCCTGCTTCCAACA ATGTGTTGGACAGGCCCTACTTCAACAGCGTGCACAACTGTGTGTACTTTGCAGTCAAGGTCCTGGAAAATAATTTTGA TCTCATCTCCCAGCTGGATAAATGCACACTGCGGCTCCTCGCTGAGAACGAGAGGCTGGGCTCCTTCTCTCCAGCTCTGCGAGATCGGCTGCTTGCTGCCCATGAAAGCAGCACTGCCAAG GTGTCCCGAATAACCCCGTCCTTCATTCAGTCTGTTCCGTTCCAGCCAGCCACGGACAACCGCTCCAACTTCTGTAGTGACAAGGCCTTTCACATCTTCAAGAAGCAGAG AGATATTTTCTACGAGCTGCTGAGAGAGTGGGAGGACTTCCACAAGGAGCCGGGCTGGGTGTTCGACATGGTGCTGGGCAGCAGAGTCAG GGGGATGGTGAGTCAGCTGACTGCAGCCAGCAATCACAGTCACTTTGCCAGGCTTTTCCAGAAGCAGCTCATCCAG ATGTGCAAGGGGACGGGTGGAGAGGCGCCTGACCTGGATGTACTCGGCATGCTTGGAGCGGACAACCTGAGCCGTCTAAAGAGACTGCAGGAGCGCTTCATCCAGCCCCAAAGCATCATGGGACCGTGCCCCCCGCCCTCCTTCCCAGGGCATCAGGAATTCTTCCGGGATTTCCTCCTGACAGCTGGCAG ctacCAGCTGAACCAGCACCTGATGGACAGCCTGTGCCAGCAGATCCTGGAGCTTGACTCCATCTGCATCCTGGGGCCAGGCAGCAGCAAGGAAGAGGGGGAGGGTGATGTGGAGCAGCAG GGTGAGAAGCAGCGGTTCTGCTCGGTGCTGACGACGGCTCGCCTTCTTGCCAAGTTCCTGGGTTTCATCACCTTCTTGCCGTACCAGACCAGGGAGCCACCAGCCAGGGGTGTGCAGGAGGCAGCCATTGGGGTCCGCAACAAG AGTGCTCCAGTGCTTGATGTGTGTGAGGTGCTGAGGCAGTCCATGGTGAAGCAGCGCACGGTGCTCACTGTCCCCTGGCTGGTCGAGTTTCTCTCCATGGTGGATCACaccgccccgtacctgctgcacTACAGGAGGGTCTTCACACTTCTGCTGCAGCTGTACAG GCGCACCTTGCTGGGGACGGACAGAGAGGGGCGCTTCCTGAACCAGCTGCTGATTGTTGCTGTGCTGGGCTGGCTCTTCCAG ATCCCTGCTGTTCCTGAGGATCTGTTCTTTAGTGGGGATTTCAGAGATGAAACTGATGTCATTGAAACACCAGCTCCCACTCAAGGACTG GATTGTCTCCCCCTGGTGGATCAGCAGTTGCTTTATATCTGTTGCCCATATCTCA gCGAGTTCCGCAAACTACTGGCTGCGTTTGTAGCAGGAAGTGCAGCGAAGAACGGGGGCTTGATCCGCAAAATAACACCAACCGCCGCGGAGCCACTGGAGTCTCCCGCCCCACTGTCCCAACAGAAACTACAG GCGGAGTTGGAGCAGGCGTTCTTTCACAACCAGCCCCAGTCACTGCGCCGTACCGTGGAGTTCGTGGCAGAGAGAGTCGGCTCAAATTCTGTCAAACACATCAA AGCCACGCTGGTCTCGGAGCTGGTGCAGTCCGGAGAGGCTCAGCTGCAAGGAAGGCTGAGGGATGAGAAGGCGAGCGTGGCCAGGCTCTTTGACTCCGTGTGCACCCAGCTGTGTGAGAGGGGCAGGCAGACGCTCAGCCGAGCCAGAGA GTTTTGCAGTGTGAAGAGCCCTGAAGCCATCAGGATTTTGCTTCCTGAAGAGACCTCTGCAGCA GTTCTGAGCACAGCGGAGGACATTGCAGTCAGGTTAGCCACCGAGAAGGCGTGCACCTGGCTCTCTGCTAATATCGCAG CCCTGATTAAGCGGGAGTTGAAGGCGGCCTTCGACCGGATGATGAAATCCCTGCCGCCACCTCCTGTCGGTGCCTTGTCTGAGGGGGAGACCCCGAGAGAGCCCCCTGAACACACAGCGAGCAGACTGGAGGAGAAGGGGGCCAGCTGCCCCCCTGGCTGTGAGCACAAAGCCACGCTGCCCTCCGACCTCATCATTGAGATCAAG GAGGTGCTGAGTGTGACGCTGGGGCCCCGGTCCCAGGAGGAGAGGGTCGGTTTCCAGCAGATCCAGGACCTTCTGCAAAGACTGGGGGAGACTCTGTGCTGCAGGAAG TTCATATTTCCAGTTCCAGAGCAGATGTTGGCCCGGTGCTCCGTCGGACTGGCTTGTGTGTTGG TGTCAGGCCAGCTGCCTCTCAGTGAACCTGAGCTCCCTGCGGAGGAGGGCAGTGCCAGGGGGAGCCCGGTCCGCGCCCTGCTGGATCAGCTTCTGGGACTGTGGAGACACGTCTTCCGCACTCCTGTCCCTCTTCAGCTGCTCTTCACTGACAAACACCTGGCTTCCATCCTGGAGGCTGGACACACACAG TGGGAGGAGTTCCTGTTTCTTGTCAGCGAGCTGCAAGGAAGAGGCCTGCTGGGGGCAGAGGAGGTGCAGAGCAGCTGGAAGAGCCTGTCTGCGCTGTCTTGGCCCACGGTGAGTGCACTGAGACCGGGGCTCCGCCCACACTCTACCCCTGAACCATACACG gACTTTATGGAACAAATCAACAGGGCAGCCTGCAGACTTCAGCAGGAGCAATACCAGGGAGTGCCACTGCAGAACAGTGACTGA
- the LOC117424432 gene encoding codanin-1-like isoform X3 — protein MIEYIDYNLTEKYIVLFVYCTLVTPASVCPPVRCALPNSVNAACGVRAARARCRMAALLESVLREEVEASRAVHWIKNVQLENGSCDSLAQFSVLRRDFVPFLLNFLREQASQILANGPSTPAKTPSSKGQRTPGYPNERSGVSQSGRAPPKGASRVQLFSPPPCSPAQPEFDTPGTQYLSGITFLSSPSFTASPAPRRSDQRASLGEFLPSPDPQPPQRRGRRRGGPTSSGGRQPGREAGRGLNEEPGRWDRGGRTETSITPPPPQLNINNLEDFPPVGATPTPAGSKTKPSRRINPTPVSAERPQSKPKNCFTSTPLSQPPPSPAIPESPGAGPDCWLQEEREMLRRERCVQAPASSATPALRLACTKMMCPFQSRAKLSQQTSSLGLPPALEPSTPTKLGSSRTSASGSADRLSPTADLHKVSTSCQLDLLAELHCACIAENLVPNVFLELFFVLQLLTSRGSAPSEERQGGPAVCRDVLDRPYFNSVHNCVYFAVKVLENNFDLISQLDKCTLRLLAENERLGSFSPALRDRLLAAHESSTAKVSRITPSFIQSVPFQPATDNRSNFCSDKAFHIFKKQRDIFYELLREWEDFHKEPGWVFDMVLGSRVRGMVSQLTAASNHSHFARLFQKQLIQMCKGTGGEAPDLDVLGMLGADNLSRLKRLQERFIQPQSIMGPCPPPSFPGHQEFFRDFLLTAGSYQLNQHLMDSLCQQILELDSICILGPGSSKEEGEGDVEQQGEKQRFCSVLTTARLLAKFLGFITFLPYQTREPPARGVQEAAIGVRNKSAPVLDVCEVLRQSMVKQRTVLTVPWLVEFLSMVDHTAPYLLHYRRVFTLLLQLYRRTLLGTDREGRFLNQLLIVAVLGWLFQIPAVPEDLFFSGDFRDETDVIETPAPTQGLDCLPLVDQQLLYICCPYLSEFRKLLAAFVAGSAAKNGGLIRKITPTAAEPLESPAPLSQQKLQAELEQAFFHNQPQSLRRTVEFVAERVGSNSVKHIKATLVSELVQSGEAQLQGRLRDEKASVARLFDSVCTQLCERGRQTLSRAREFCSVKSPEAIRILLPEETSAAVLSTAEDIAVRLATEKACTWLSANIAALIKRELKAAFDRMMKSLPPPPVGALSEGETPREPPEHTASRLEEKGASCPPGCEHKATLPSDLIIEIKEVLSVTLGPRSQEERVGFQQIQDLLQRLGETLCCRKFIFPVPEQMLARCSVGLACVLVSGQLPLSEPELPAEEGSARGSPVRALLDQLLGLWRHVFRTPVPLQLLFTDKHLASILEAGHTQWEEFLFLVSELQGRGLLGAEEVQSSWKSLSALSWPTVSALRPGLRPHSTPEPYTASAPRPAHSTPEPYTDFMEQINRAACRLQQEQYQGVPLQNSD, from the exons CTGGAGAATGGCAGCTGTGACAGCCTGGCTCAGTTTTCCGTGCTCCGGAGAGACTTTGTCCCATTCCTGCTCAACTTCCTCCGTGAGCAAGCCAGCCAGATCCTGGCCAATGGGCCTTCCACCCCGGCCAAGACCCCCAGCTCCAAGGGACAGCGGACCCCCGGGTACCCCAACGAGAGGAGTGGGGTCTCTCAGAGCGGCCGCGCGCCCCCGAAAGGAGCCAGCCGGGTGCAGCTGTTCTCGCCACCCCCCTGCAGTCCTGCGCAGCCTGAGTTTGACACGCCAGGCACCCAGTATCTCAGTGGAATCACCTTTTTGAGCAGCCCCAGCTTCACGGCCAGCCCTGCACCCCGGAGGTCTGACCAGAGAGCCAGCCTGGGAGAATTCCTGCCCTCCCCGGACCCCCAGCCCCCCCAGCGTCGCGGCAGGAGACGGGGTGGTCCGACCAGCAGTGGAGGCCGGCAGCCAGGCAGGGAGGCAGGACGCGGGCTTAATGAGGAGCCGGGCCGCTGGGACAGGGGAGGCAGGACTGAGACCTCTATCACCCCCCCTCCACCCCAGCTCAACATCAACAACCTGGAGGACTTCCCTCCTGTGGGGGCTACTCCTACACCAGCTGG CAGTAAGACGAAGCCATCGCGACGGATAAACCCGACACCGGTGAGTGCAGAGCGGCCCCAATCGAAACCAAAGAACTGCTTCACCTCCACCCCGCTGAGCCAGCCACCCCCCTCCCCCGCCATCCCAGAGTCCCCGGGGGCAGGGCCGGACTGTTGGCTGCAGGAGGAGCGGGAGATGCTGCGCAGAGAGAGGTGTGTTCAGGCTCCGGCTTCAAGCGCCACTCCTGCGCTTCGCCTTGCTTGTACTAAGATGATGTGCCCTTTCCAGAGCAG AGCCAAGCTGTCCCAGCAGACCAGCTCTCTAGGACTCCCCCCTGCCCTTGAACCCAGCACCCCCACCAAGCTGGGCTCCAGCAGAACCAGCGCCAGCGGGTCGGCGGACCGCCTCTCTCCGACCGCAGATTTGCACAAGGTCTCCACCTCCTGCCAGCTGGACCTGCTAGCTGAGCTGCACTGCGCCTGCATCGCGG AGAACCTGGTGCCCAATGTCTTCCTGGAGCTCTTCTTCGTGCTTCAGCTGCTGACGTCCCGTGGATCAGCTCCTTCTGAGGAGCGGCAAGGGGGTCCCGCAGTCTGCAGGG ATGTGTTGGACAGGCCCTACTTCAACAGCGTGCACAACTGTGTGTACTTTGCAGTCAAGGTCCTGGAAAATAATTTTGA TCTCATCTCCCAGCTGGATAAATGCACACTGCGGCTCCTCGCTGAGAACGAGAGGCTGGGCTCCTTCTCTCCAGCTCTGCGAGATCGGCTGCTTGCTGCCCATGAAAGCAGCACTGCCAAG GTGTCCCGAATAACCCCGTCCTTCATTCAGTCTGTTCCGTTCCAGCCAGCCACGGACAACCGCTCCAACTTCTGTAGTGACAAGGCCTTTCACATCTTCAAGAAGCAGAG AGATATTTTCTACGAGCTGCTGAGAGAGTGGGAGGACTTCCACAAGGAGCCGGGCTGGGTGTTCGACATGGTGCTGGGCAGCAGAGTCAG GGGGATGGTGAGTCAGCTGACTGCAGCCAGCAATCACAGTCACTTTGCCAGGCTTTTCCAGAAGCAGCTCATCCAG ATGTGCAAGGGGACGGGTGGAGAGGCGCCTGACCTGGATGTACTCGGCATGCTTGGAGCGGACAACCTGAGCCGTCTAAAGAGACTGCAGGAGCGCTTCATCCAGCCCCAAAGCATCATGGGACCGTGCCCCCCGCCCTCCTTCCCAGGGCATCAGGAATTCTTCCGGGATTTCCTCCTGACAGCTGGCAG ctacCAGCTGAACCAGCACCTGATGGACAGCCTGTGCCAGCAGATCCTGGAGCTTGACTCCATCTGCATCCTGGGGCCAGGCAGCAGCAAGGAAGAGGGGGAGGGTGATGTGGAGCAGCAG GGTGAGAAGCAGCGGTTCTGCTCGGTGCTGACGACGGCTCGCCTTCTTGCCAAGTTCCTGGGTTTCATCACCTTCTTGCCGTACCAGACCAGGGAGCCACCAGCCAGGGGTGTGCAGGAGGCAGCCATTGGGGTCCGCAACAAG AGTGCTCCAGTGCTTGATGTGTGTGAGGTGCTGAGGCAGTCCATGGTGAAGCAGCGCACGGTGCTCACTGTCCCCTGGCTGGTCGAGTTTCTCTCCATGGTGGATCACaccgccccgtacctgctgcacTACAGGAGGGTCTTCACACTTCTGCTGCAGCTGTACAG GCGCACCTTGCTGGGGACGGACAGAGAGGGGCGCTTCCTGAACCAGCTGCTGATTGTTGCTGTGCTGGGCTGGCTCTTCCAG ATCCCTGCTGTTCCTGAGGATCTGTTCTTTAGTGGGGATTTCAGAGATGAAACTGATGTCATTGAAACACCAGCTCCCACTCAAGGACTG GATTGTCTCCCCCTGGTGGATCAGCAGTTGCTTTATATCTGTTGCCCATATCTCA gCGAGTTCCGCAAACTACTGGCTGCGTTTGTAGCAGGAAGTGCAGCGAAGAACGGGGGCTTGATCCGCAAAATAACACCAACCGCCGCGGAGCCACTGGAGTCTCCCGCCCCACTGTCCCAACAGAAACTACAG GCGGAGTTGGAGCAGGCGTTCTTTCACAACCAGCCCCAGTCACTGCGCCGTACCGTGGAGTTCGTGGCAGAGAGAGTCGGCTCAAATTCTGTCAAACACATCAA AGCCACGCTGGTCTCGGAGCTGGTGCAGTCCGGAGAGGCTCAGCTGCAAGGAAGGCTGAGGGATGAGAAGGCGAGCGTGGCCAGGCTCTTTGACTCCGTGTGCACCCAGCTGTGTGAGAGGGGCAGGCAGACGCTCAGCCGAGCCAGAGA GTTTTGCAGTGTGAAGAGCCCTGAAGCCATCAGGATTTTGCTTCCTGAAGAGACCTCTGCAGCA GTTCTGAGCACAGCGGAGGACATTGCAGTCAGGTTAGCCACCGAGAAGGCGTGCACCTGGCTCTCTGCTAATATCGCAG CCCTGATTAAGCGGGAGTTGAAGGCGGCCTTCGACCGGATGATGAAATCCCTGCCGCCACCTCCTGTCGGTGCCTTGTCTGAGGGGGAGACCCCGAGAGAGCCCCCTGAACACACAGCGAGCAGACTGGAGGAGAAGGGGGCCAGCTGCCCCCCTGGCTGTGAGCACAAAGCCACGCTGCCCTCCGACCTCATCATTGAGATCAAG GAGGTGCTGAGTGTGACGCTGGGGCCCCGGTCCCAGGAGGAGAGGGTCGGTTTCCAGCAGATCCAGGACCTTCTGCAAAGACTGGGGGAGACTCTGTGCTGCAGGAAG TTCATATTTCCAGTTCCAGAGCAGATGTTGGCCCGGTGCTCCGTCGGACTGGCTTGTGTGTTGG TGTCAGGCCAGCTGCCTCTCAGTGAACCTGAGCTCCCTGCGGAGGAGGGCAGTGCCAGGGGGAGCCCGGTCCGCGCCCTGCTGGATCAGCTTCTGGGACTGTGGAGACACGTCTTCCGCACTCCTGTCCCTCTTCAGCTGCTCTTCACTGACAAACACCTGGCTTCCATCCTGGAGGCTGGACACACACAG TGGGAGGAGTTCCTGTTTCTTGTCAGCGAGCTGCAAGGAAGAGGCCTGCTGGGGGCAGAGGAGGTGCAGAGCAGCTGGAAGAGCCTGTCTGCGCTGTCTTGGCCCACGGTGAGTGCACTGAGACCGGGGCTCCGCCCACACTCTACCCCTGAACCATACACGGCGAGTGCACCGAGACCGGCACACTCTACCCCTGAACCATACACG gACTTTATGGAACAAATCAACAGGGCAGCCTGCAGACTTCAGCAGGAGCAATACCAGGGAGTGCCACTGCAGAACAGTGACTGA